A DNA window from Seriola aureovittata isolate HTS-2021-v1 ecotype China chromosome 8, ASM2101889v1, whole genome shotgun sequence contains the following coding sequences:
- the LOC130174141 gene encoding SLC35A4 upstream open reading frame protein: protein MADDKDPLKQLKDLTQLKNQLEEIQRRVENQVSVGIPQGGSVLGSPFLKGFLAGYVVAKLRSSAILGVLLGTITGIYAAQNYDVPNIERTVKDYMSNLKKGPK from the exons ATGGCGGATGACAAG gATCCACTGAAACAGTTGAAAGATCTGACGCAGCTCAAAAATCAGCTCGAGGAGATCCAGAGGCGAGTGGAGAACCAGGTTTCTGTAGGAATTCCGCAG GGAGGCTCTGTATTAGGATCTCCATTTCTGAAGGGCTTTCTGGCCGGCTATGTGGTGGCCAAGCTTCGCTCCTCAGCCATCCTGGGAGTGCTGCTGGGAACAATTACTGGCATATACGCGGCACAGAACTATGATGTGCCCAACATTGAAAGGACAGTGAAAGATTATATGAGCAACTTGAAAAAAGGACCAAAGTAA
- the slc35a4 gene encoding probable UDP-sugar transporter protein SLC35A4: MIVIQNVGTSSPARIRRQWVKRIQWGVLLGLMVLIYGSHAPLITLTKVEGQVPFNPSSCVVMIELAKLLISLVTLVLSGASPALRAPPPLVLVAPYAVPAILYALNNNLVVLMQAYMDPSSYQVLSNLKIASTALLYSVCLGKRLRPAQWLALGFLMGAGVCHSYSSLDLGDPERADTEKAPRLHITAWGLFLVLVYCCVSGLAAVYTERVLKSQKLPLSLQNLYLYVFGVAINGLASFSSVASEKSFLEGYSGAVWLIIAGQAANGLLMSVVLKHGSGITRLFVISCSMLVNALLSWATLGLQLSPFFLVPVSMVGLAAYLYYI, encoded by the coding sequence ATGATTGTGATCCAGAATGTGGGGACCAGTTCCCCAGCGAGGATTAGGAGACAGTGGGTGAAAAGGATTCAGTGGGGTGTCCTCTTGGGGCTGATGGTCCTCATCTATGGCTCTCATGCACCGCTCATCACCCTCACCAAAGTAGAAGGTCAAGTCCCTTTCAACCCCTCATCATGTGTCGTCATGATTGAGTTAGCTAAACTCCTCATCTCTCTGGTGACTCTTGTTCTAAGTGGGGCTTCACCCGCCTTACGTGCCCCACCACCTCTAGTCCTTGTGGCCCCCTATGCAGTCCCTGCCATACTCTATGCCCTCAACAACAACCTGGTAGTTCTCATGCAGGCCTACATGGACCCTAGCTCTTACCAAGTCCTCTCTAATCTTAAAATTGCCTCCACTGCCCTTCTGTACTCTGTCTGCCTGGGCAAGAGGCTGCGGCCTGCTCAGTGGTTAGCCCTGGGGTTCCTCATGGGTGCAGGGGTGTGTCACAGCTACAGCAGCCTGGATCTAGGGGACCCTGAGAGGGCTGACACTGAGAAAGCTCCCAGGCTTCATATCACAGCTTGGGGGCTTTTCCTTGTGCTGGTGTACTGCTGTGTTTCCGGGCTGGCAGCAGTTTACACAGAGAGGGTGCTGAAGAGCCAGAAGCTGCCCCTCAGCCTGCAGAATCTCTACCTCTATGTATTTGGTGTGGCCATCAATGGGCtggcctccttctcctctgtagCAAGTGAAAAGAGCTTTCTGGAGGGATACTCAGGGGCAGTTTGGCTCATTATAGCAGGGCAGGCAGCTAACGGACTCCTGATGTCTGTGGTGCTCAAGCATGGCAGTGGGATCACCAGACTGTTTGTCATTTCCTGCTCCATGCTGGTTAATGCTCTGTTGTCCTGGGCCACCTTAGGGCTTCAGCTTAGTCCTTTTTTCCTTGTACCTGTTTCTATGGTTGGACTGGCAGCTTACCTTTATTACATATAG
- the cd74a gene encoding CD74 molecule, major histocompatibility complex, class II invariant chain a — translation MAHNPEDAPLARGNLAGSEEVLIAPAGPGGSSNSRALKVAGLTTLACLLLASQVFTAYMVFNQKQQIHTLQKNSERIGKQLTRSSKAVAPARMSMPMNSLPLLMDYTVDEDSKTPLTKLQDTAIVSVEQQLKDLLLDSQLPQFNETFQVNMQSLKQRMNDSEEWKSLESWMRNWLIFQMAQQKPAAPTSEPVTVIKTKCQTEAAAGPGKIGSYKPQCDKQGNYLPMQCWYPTGFCWCVDQSGTVIEGTTMRGRPDCQGGRAPRRMMLAPRLMQKTIAVDEN, via the exons ATGGCCCACAATCCAGAAGATGCTCCCCTGGCCAGAGGGAATCTGGCAGGCAGTGAAGAGGTCCTGATTGCCCCTGCAGGACCTGGAGG GAGCTCCAACAGCCGTGCTTTGAAGGTGGCAGGCCTGACAACCCTAGCATGCTTGCTGCTGGCCAGCCAGGTCTTCACCGCCTACATGGTGTTCAACCAGAAGCAGCAGATTCACACTCTGCAGAAGAATTCGGAGAGAATTGGCAAACAGCTGACCCGCTCATCCAAGG ctgtggcTCCCGCTAGGATGTCAATGCCCATGAACAGCCTGCCTCTGCTGATGGATTACACTGTGGATGAGGACTCGAAGACACCCTTGACG AAACTGCAGGACACTGCTATTGTCagtgtggagcagcagctgaaggatCTCTTGCTG GATTCCCAGCTGCCCCAGTTCAACGAGACCTTCCAGGTCAACATGCAGAGCCTGAAGCAGCGGATGAATGACAGCGAGGAGTGGAAG AGCCTGGAGTCCTGGATGCGTAACTGGCTCATCTTCCAGATGGCCCAGCAGAAGCCTGCAGCCCCCACATCTGAGCCAG tcACTGTGATCAAGACCAAATGCCAGACGGAGGCAGCAGCCGGACCCGGCAAGATCGGTTCCTACAAGCCCCAGTGTGACAAGCAGGGCAACTACCTGCCCATGCAGTGCTGGTACCCCACCGGCTTCTGCTGGTGTGTGGACCAGTCCGGCACTGTCATTGAGGGCACCACCATGCGTGGGCGCCCCGACTGTCAGGGAGGTAGAG cTCCTCGCCGCATGATGCTCGCACCCAGGCTGATGCAGAAGACCATCGCTGTTGATG aaaattaa